A portion of the Lysinibacillus timonensis genome contains these proteins:
- the radC gene encoding DNA repair protein RadC, whose translation MVVGTFQELMIRDVHISDRPRERLMKQGAQSLSNQELIAILLRTGTKQESVLSLANRVLTYFEKLHELKHATLEEIVSIKGIGEAKAVQLLAAIELGRRLSQKQVDTRFTIRSPQDAANFLMPEMSSLNQEHFVVLFLNTKNQVIHKQTIFIGSLNSSIVHPREIFREAVKRSAASILCAHNHPSGVATPSPEDIEVTKRLEEAGYIIGIELVDHIIIGDHQFISLKEKGYM comes from the coding sequence ATGGTAGTTGGCACTTTTCAAGAGCTTATGATTCGCGATGTTCATATTAGTGATCGACCGAGGGAAAGGCTAATGAAACAGGGTGCTCAGAGTTTATCAAATCAAGAGTTAATTGCCATATTATTAAGAACGGGGACAAAACAAGAATCTGTCTTATCGCTAGCAAATCGTGTATTAACTTATTTTGAAAAGCTACATGAATTAAAACACGCAACGCTAGAGGAAATTGTTTCAATTAAGGGAATAGGTGAAGCAAAGGCAGTTCAACTTTTAGCGGCCATTGAATTAGGAAGAAGGTTGTCTCAAAAACAGGTGGATACTCGTTTCACGATCCGTTCACCGCAAGATGCGGCTAATTTTCTTATGCCTGAAATGTCTTCTTTAAATCAAGAACATTTTGTTGTGTTATTTTTAAATACTAAAAACCAAGTCATCCATAAGCAAACGATTTTTATTGGAAGCTTAAACTCCTCGATTGTCCATCCTCGGGAAATCTTTCGGGAAGCTGTGAAACGTTCAGCAGCCTCTATACTATGCGCTCATAATCATCCTAGTGGGGTTGCAACACCTAGTCCAGAGGATATCGAAGTAACTAAACGGCTAGAGGAAGCAGGCTATATTATAGGAATCGAATTGGTTGATCATATTATTATAGGTGATCATCAATTTATTAGCTTAAAAGAAAAAGGTTATATGTAA
- a CDS encoding nucleoside triphosphate pyrophosphatase: MNFTTEHHLVLASASPRRKELFSKLGVPFEVITSDVEETSVKAKTMKDYVREVALLKTRDVASKVQTKTVIGADTIVVFENSLLHKPKTKEEAITHLKKLSNNVHSVMTAVAIINYDGNEITIVEETKVYFKNLSSKLIEAYVATGDPFDKAGGYGIQTDGALFIDRIEGDYNNVVGLPLASLFEKLVTLNILHI; the protein is encoded by the coding sequence ATGAATTTTACTACTGAGCACCATCTAGTTTTAGCATCTGCATCACCAAGAAGAAAAGAGTTATTTTCTAAACTTGGTGTACCATTTGAGGTCATTACAAGTGATGTTGAGGAAACGTCTGTTAAAGCTAAAACGATGAAAGATTATGTAAGGGAAGTAGCGTTATTAAAAACTCGTGATGTAGCAAGTAAAGTACAAACGAAAACTGTAATAGGTGCAGATACTATAGTTGTATTTGAAAATAGTCTATTACATAAACCAAAAACAAAAGAGGAAGCAATTACACATTTAAAAAAGCTTTCAAATAATGTTCATTCTGTTATGACTGCTGTAGCAATAATAAATTACGACGGAAATGAGATAACTATTGTAGAAGAAACAAAGGTTTACTTTAAAAATCTATCATCGAAGTTAATTGAAGCCTATGTTGCAACAGGTGATCCATTCGATAAAGCAGGTGGTTATGGCATTCAAACAGATGGAGCATTATTTATAGATCGTATTGAAGGGGATTACAATAATGTAGTCGGTTTACCTTTAGCAAGTTTATTTGAAAAACTTGTTACGTTAAACATTCTACATATTTAA
- a CDS encoding folylpolyglutamate synthase/dihydrofolate synthase family protein encodes MIPKFNDYKVKWNVQSDDSIKPGLDAIERGLRLLNNPHKTLRVVHIAGTNGKGSTLMFLENIARQHGLTVGKFMSPCILDVHDQIQVNGIPILQTEMDEVFSKLQRANLSGLLTDFELLTCAAFVHFNEKNVDLVLLEAGMGGREDSTNVIMPIVSIVTSIALEHTRFLGNTIQSIAYHKAGIIKEKKPIVIGALPKEAFDVVQMEANKMQSPLYCLGKDFDVITFNETEVYANKNTDITIDCIQRSLPGQHQGDNMALAVTAFLEVAKSLQISIDKQKIRYGIKQTKIPGRFEQVLENVYFDGAHNPASVGKLVETIKQQFPNESIRFIIGMLTDKDVKSVLNILEQISDEFYFVDFSNNRAMNAEEMMDMSNASKKQIIKDPISFLQQSNSYNGKTFVTGSLYLLTEIREKLTHLDE; translated from the coding sequence ATGATTCCAAAGTTTAATGATTACAAAGTTAAATGGAATGTCCAAAGTGACGATTCAATTAAACCAGGTTTAGATGCAATTGAACGCGGTTTAAGATTATTAAATAATCCACATAAAACACTGAGAGTTGTACACATCGCAGGAACCAATGGAAAAGGATCAACTTTAATGTTTCTTGAAAACATTGCGCGGCAACATGGTCTAACAGTGGGCAAATTTATGTCTCCATGTATACTAGATGTCCATGATCAAATTCAAGTCAACGGAATACCAATATTGCAAACCGAAATGGATGAGGTGTTCTCAAAGCTACAAAGAGCGAATTTAAGTGGCTTATTAACCGATTTTGAGTTATTAACGTGTGCAGCGTTTGTTCACTTCAACGAAAAAAATGTAGATTTAGTGTTACTAGAAGCTGGAATGGGAGGACGTGAGGATAGCACAAATGTCATAATGCCGATTGTATCGATTGTAACAAGCATTGCATTGGAACATACAAGGTTCTTAGGTAATACCATTCAAAGTATTGCTTACCATAAAGCGGGTATTATTAAAGAAAAGAAACCAATTGTTATTGGAGCCCTTCCTAAGGAAGCATTTGATGTTGTACAAATGGAAGCAAATAAAATGCAATCTCCATTATATTGTTTAGGAAAAGATTTTGATGTTATCACCTTTAATGAAACTGAAGTCTATGCTAATAAAAATACGGATATAACAATAGATTGTATCCAACGCTCATTACCAGGACAACATCAAGGGGACAATATGGCTTTAGCTGTTACAGCATTTCTAGAAGTAGCAAAGTCTTTACAAATAAGCATAGACAAACAGAAGATTCGATATGGGATTAAACAAACAAAAATTCCAGGTAGATTTGAGCAAGTACTTGAGAATGTTTATTTTGATGGTGCCCATAATCCTGCAAGTGTTGGTAAATTAGTTGAAACGATAAAACAACAATTTCCAAATGAATCGATCCGATTTATTATCGGTATGTTAACCGATAAAGACGTAAAATCTGTTTTAAATATTCTAGAACAAATAAGCGATGAATTTTATTTTGTTGATTTTTCGAATAACCGTGCAATGAATGCTGAAGAAATGATGGATATGTCGAACGCATCCAAAAAACAGATAATTAAGGATCCAATATCTTTTCTACAACAATCGAATTCATATAATGGAAAGACATTTGTGACAGGCTCTCTCTATCTATTAACTGAAATTAGAGAAAAATTAACACATTTGGATGAGTAA
- a CDS encoding folylpolyglutamate synthase/dihydrofolate synthase family protein, with the protein MFHSIEECTNFIFQLKASQYKGKPLEAVAIILNELGNPHHQLKFIHFAGSNGKGSTLNATREILMIQGFNVGAFTSPHLERANERVTINKQQIDDEHFLYYANLVSHIIETKLNGQYPSFFEVMMLIAFQHFASENVDVALIETGIGGRVDSTNVIIPEVSVITTISLEHTEILGDTYEKIAYEKAGIIKENIPVVVGVKNEEALRVIQQKAVSSNSIIYCLGKDIKVTHSSKKKHFTYEFQDKKIPDLLLAMEGSHQEENASLAITASLLFDSSISEETIYNALENAKWEGRFERFGNQIIIDGAHNSEGTSALIQTLKNVEPKKKYIFIYAALQDKDHQKSIFMMDAVAHKMCFTEIQLPRAAKADGLAQLSNHQNIQIDPNWEQLINTEINHLNDNELLVITGSLYFIAEVRKLLLAKCY; encoded by the coding sequence ATGTTTCATTCAATAGAGGAATGTACAAACTTTATATTTCAATTAAAGGCAAGTCAATACAAGGGAAAACCATTAGAGGCCGTAGCAATAATATTAAATGAATTAGGTAATCCCCATCATCAATTGAAGTTTATTCACTTCGCTGGTTCTAATGGAAAAGGATCTACTTTAAATGCCACAAGAGAAATCTTAATGATACAAGGATTCAATGTAGGGGCGTTTACATCTCCGCACTTAGAGCGAGCAAATGAACGTGTAACGATAAATAAACAACAAATAGATGATGAACATTTCCTATATTACGCAAATCTAGTGTCACACATTATTGAAACGAAGCTTAATGGCCAATACCCATCATTTTTTGAAGTAATGATGCTAATTGCTTTTCAACATTTTGCATCAGAGAACGTAGATGTTGCCTTAATTGAAACAGGTATAGGAGGTCGCGTGGATTCAACAAATGTCATTATCCCCGAAGTATCTGTCATTACCACAATTTCACTAGAGCATACAGAAATACTCGGTGATACATATGAAAAAATAGCTTACGAAAAAGCGGGAATTATCAAAGAAAATATCCCTGTTGTCGTGGGGGTTAAAAATGAAGAAGCACTCCGTGTCATTCAACAAAAAGCTGTAAGCAGTAATTCAATTATTTATTGCCTGGGAAAGGATATTAAAGTTACCCATTCATCTAAGAAGAAACATTTTACCTATGAGTTTCAAGATAAGAAAATACCAGATCTTCTATTAGCAATGGAAGGCAGCCATCAAGAAGAAAATGCATCATTAGCAATTACAGCGTCATTATTATTTGATTCTTCTATTTCAGAAGAAACTATTTATAATGCTTTAGAAAATGCTAAATGGGAAGGCCGATTCGAGCGATTTGGAAACCAGATAATTATTGACGGGGCACATAATTCTGAAGGAACTAGCGCTTTAATACAAACATTAAAAAATGTCGAGCCGAAGAAAAAGTATATTTTTATTTATGCAGCATTGCAAGATAAAGACCATCAGAAAAGTATATTCATGATGGATGCGGTAGCACATAAAATGTGCTTTACTGAAATTCAGTTACCTCGAGCTGCGAAGGCAGATGGCTTAGCCCAATTATCAAATCATCAAAATATACAAATAGATCCCAATTGGGAGCAACTAATTAATACTGAAATAAATCATTTAAACGACAATGAACTATTAGTAATAACTGGATCACTATACTTCATAGCGGAAGTAAGAAAATTACTATTGGCTAAATGTTATTGA
- a CDS encoding valine--tRNA ligase: MSEQNISMPTKYDPQSIETGRYDWWVKGKFFEAHPESEKEPYSIVIPPPNVTGKLHLGHAWDTTLQDILIRMKRMQGYDALWLPGMDHAGIATQAKVEAKLREEGVSRYDLGREKFLEKTWEWKEEYASHIREQWAKLGLALDYSRERFTLDEGLSDAVKEVFVQLYEKGLIYRGERIINWDPAAKTALSDIEVIHKEVEGAFYHMEYPLADGSGKLRVATTRPETMLGDSGVAVHPNDERYKHLVGKTVILPIVGREIPIVADDYVDMEFGTGVVKMTPAHDPNDFEVGNRHNLERILVMNEDGTMNDLAGKYAGLDRFECRKQIVKDLQEAGVLVEIEPHTHQVGHSERSGAVVEPYLSAQWFVKMGPLAEQALEIQKSEDEKVNFVPNRFENTYNRWMENVHDWCISRQLWWGHQIPAWYHNETGEIYVGKEAPADKENWTQDEDVLDTWFSSALWPFSTMGWPNTENEEFKRYYPTNTLVTGYDIIFFWVSRMIFQGKEFTGERPFKDVLIHGLVRDGEGRKMSKSLGNGVDPMDVIDEYGADSLRYFLATGSSPGQDLRYTTEKVESTWNFANKIWNASRFALMNMEGLTFEEIDLTGELNVADKWILSRLNETIDRVTTLSDKYEFGEVGRELYNFIWDDFCSWYIEMAKLPLYGEDEAAKKTTRSVLAYVLDNTMRLLHPMMPFITEEIWQHLPHEGESITVAAWPTVKEEFNFKQDVESMKLLTEIIRAVRNIRAEVNTPMSKKVPMTISASEEAIASILKTNKAYIEKFCNPEELIIGVSVDAPTQSMTAVVTGAEIFLPLAGLINLSEEIERLTQELEKWAKEVKLVSGKLSNEKFVSKAPEALVAKEREKLADYQEKFEAVEKRLAELKNM, from the coding sequence ATGTCAGAACAAAACATATCAATGCCAACTAAATATGATCCCCAAAGTATTGAAACGGGAAGATATGATTGGTGGGTAAAGGGGAAATTTTTTGAAGCACATCCTGAAAGTGAAAAAGAGCCATACTCAATTGTAATTCCACCGCCGAATGTAACAGGGAAATTGCATTTAGGTCATGCATGGGATACAACACTTCAAGATATTCTTATTCGTATGAAACGGATGCAGGGCTATGATGCTTTATGGTTACCTGGAATGGATCATGCAGGGATTGCGACACAAGCAAAAGTAGAAGCAAAATTACGTGAAGAGGGAGTATCTCGCTATGACCTTGGTCGTGAAAAATTCCTAGAGAAAACTTGGGAGTGGAAAGAAGAGTATGCCAGTCATATTCGAGAGCAATGGGCCAAACTTGGTTTAGCACTCGATTACTCTCGTGAACGTTTTACTTTAGATGAGGGATTATCTGATGCTGTTAAAGAAGTATTTGTTCAATTGTATGAAAAAGGCTTAATCTATCGTGGCGAACGGATTATTAACTGGGACCCAGCAGCAAAAACAGCACTTTCTGATATTGAGGTTATTCATAAAGAGGTAGAAGGCGCATTTTACCATATGGAATATCCTCTAGCCGATGGTTCTGGCAAACTCCGTGTAGCAACGACACGTCCAGAAACAATGCTTGGAGACTCCGGTGTTGCAGTTCACCCTAATGATGAGCGTTACAAACATTTAGTTGGTAAGACGGTTATACTACCAATCGTAGGTCGTGAAATTCCAATTGTAGCGGATGATTATGTTGACATGGAATTTGGAACAGGTGTCGTAAAAATGACTCCTGCTCATGATCCAAATGACTTTGAAGTTGGTAACCGTCATAACTTAGAACGAATTTTAGTAATGAATGAAGATGGAACGATGAACGACCTAGCAGGCAAATATGCTGGTTTAGATCGATTTGAATGTCGTAAACAAATCGTAAAAGATTTACAAGAAGCAGGTGTACTGGTTGAAATTGAACCTCACACACATCAAGTAGGACACTCTGAACGTTCAGGTGCTGTGGTAGAACCTTATCTTTCAGCTCAATGGTTCGTCAAAATGGGACCTCTGGCTGAGCAAGCTTTAGAAATTCAAAAGTCTGAAGATGAAAAAGTCAACTTTGTTCCAAATCGTTTCGAAAATACGTATAACCGTTGGATGGAAAATGTTCATGACTGGTGTATTTCTCGTCAATTATGGTGGGGTCATCAAATTCCTGCTTGGTATCATAACGAAACAGGGGAAATCTATGTTGGGAAAGAAGCTCCAGCAGATAAAGAAAACTGGACTCAAGATGAAGATGTCCTTGATACTTGGTTCTCATCTGCTTTATGGCCATTTTCAACGATGGGCTGGCCAAATACTGAGAATGAAGAGTTTAAACGCTACTATCCAACAAACACGTTAGTTACGGGTTATGACATCATTTTCTTCTGGGTAAGCCGAATGATTTTCCAAGGGAAAGAATTTACAGGTGAACGTCCATTTAAGGATGTTCTGATCCATGGTTTAGTTCGTGATGGCGAAGGTCGTAAAATGAGTAAATCATTAGGTAACGGTGTAGATCCGATGGATGTAATTGACGAGTACGGTGCTGATTCACTTCGTTATTTCTTAGCAACTGGTTCATCCCCAGGGCAAGACTTACGCTATACAACTGAGAAAGTAGAATCAACTTGGAACTTTGCAAATAAAATTTGGAATGCATCCCGTTTCGCTTTAATGAACATGGAAGGTTTAACATTTGAAGAAATTGATCTAACTGGTGAATTAAATGTAGCAGATAAATGGATCTTATCCCGATTGAACGAAACGATCGATCGAGTAACTACTTTATCAGATAAATATGAATTTGGTGAAGTTGGTCGTGAGCTTTATAACTTTATTTGGGATGATTTCTGTTCTTGGTATATCGAGATGGCGAAATTACCTTTATATGGTGAAGATGAAGCAGCAAAGAAAACTACACGTTCTGTTTTAGCATATGTTTTAGATAATACGATGCGTTTATTACATCCAATGATGCCGTTCATCACTGAGGAGATTTGGCAACATTTACCTCATGAGGGTGAGTCTATTACAGTCGCTGCGTGGCCAACAGTTAAAGAAGAATTTAACTTTAAACAAGATGTGGAAAGTATGAAACTTCTAACAGAAATTATTCGTGCTGTACGTAATATTCGTGCCGAGGTAAATACACCAATGAGTAAAAAGGTACCAATGACTATTTCAGCCAGCGAGGAAGCAATTGCTAGTATCCTCAAAACGAATAAAGCCTATATAGAAAAATTCTGTAATCCTGAAGAATTAATTATTGGTGTGTCTGTAGATGCTCCTACACAATCGATGACTGCGGTAGTCACTGGTGCGGAAATCTTCTTACCTTTAGCTGGGCTTATTAACTTAAGTGAAGAAATTGAACGTTTAACACAAGAGCTTGAAAAATGGGCTAAAGAAGTGAAATTAGTTTCTGGAAAATTGTCTAACGAGAAATTCGTTTCAAAAGCTCCAGAAGCCTTAGTTGCAAAAGAACGTGAAAAATTAGCTGACTATCAAGAAAAATTTGAAGCAGTAGAAAAACGTTTAGCTGAACTAAAAAATATGTAA
- the hemL gene encoding glutamate-1-semialdehyde 2,1-aminomutase: protein MKSYSKSIEAFKEAVNLMPGGVNSPVRAFKSVNIDPIFVESGNGAVILDIDGNEYIDYVLSWGPLILGHSHPDVVKAIQEQATKGSSFGAPTLLENKLAELVIERVPSVEMVRFVSSGTEATMAALRLARGYTGRDIILKFEGSYHGHGDSLLIKAGSGVATLGLPDSPGVPADIAKNTMTVAYNDLEAVRAVFEKLDEQIAAVIVEPVAGNMGVVPPKPGFLEGLRQVTNEHGALLIFDEVMTGFRVDYHCAQGYFGITPDLTCLGKVVGGGLPVGAFGGRRDIMEHVAPAGPVYQAGTLSGNPLAMTAGIETLSRLTPDSYEYFKMLGDKLEAGIREAATKFNIPHTVNRAGSMIGLFLTNEDVIDFASAKTSDLELFAEYYKLMAEEGIYLPPSQFEGLFISTAHTEEHIEKTIQAFNTVFAKLAR from the coding sequence ATGAAATCATACTCAAAGTCAATTGAAGCATTTAAGGAAGCCGTAAACTTAATGCCTGGTGGTGTTAATAGCCCAGTTCGTGCTTTTAAGTCCGTAAACATTGATCCAATCTTTGTTGAGTCTGGAAACGGTGCAGTCATTCTGGATATCGATGGCAATGAATATATCGATTACGTTTTAAGCTGGGGTCCACTTATTTTAGGTCATTCTCACCCAGATGTGGTAAAAGCAATTCAAGAACAAGCAACAAAGGGATCCTCTTTTGGAGCACCTACATTGCTTGAAAACAAACTTGCAGAACTAGTTATTGAACGTGTTCCTTCAGTTGAAATGGTACGTTTTGTATCATCTGGGACTGAAGCAACGATGGCTGCATTACGTCTAGCTCGAGGCTATACAGGTCGAGACATCATTTTAAAATTCGAAGGATCTTATCATGGGCACGGTGATTCGTTATTAATTAAAGCTGGATCAGGTGTTGCCACACTAGGCTTACCAGATAGTCCTGGTGTTCCTGCAGATATTGCAAAAAATACAATGACTGTTGCATATAATGATCTGGAAGCAGTTCGAGCGGTATTTGAAAAATTGGACGAGCAAATTGCAGCTGTAATAGTAGAACCAGTTGCTGGTAATATGGGTGTTGTTCCACCTAAACCTGGATTCCTTGAAGGATTACGTCAAGTAACAAACGAGCATGGTGCATTATTAATCTTCGACGAAGTGATGACAGGTTTCCGAGTTGATTATCATTGTGCACAAGGATATTTTGGCATTACACCAGATTTGACTTGCCTAGGTAAAGTTGTTGGTGGAGGTCTTCCAGTAGGCGCATTTGGTGGACGCCGTGATATTATGGAACATGTAGCTCCGGCTGGACCTGTTTACCAGGCGGGTACATTATCTGGTAATCCGTTAGCAATGACTGCAGGAATTGAAACATTATCAAGGTTAACACCAGATTCTTATGAATATTTTAAAATGCTTGGAGACAAGCTTGAAGCCGGCATAAGAGAAGCTGCTACTAAATTTAATATTCCGCATACTGTTAATCGTGCAGGTTCTATGATTGGGTTATTCTTAACAAATGAAGATGTAATCGATTTTGCATCTGCAAAAACATCTGACTTAGAATTATTTGCAGAGTATTATAAATTAATGGCTGAAGAGGGAATTTACTTACCACCTTCTCAATTCGAGGGGTTATTTATCTCGACAGCTCATACAGAAGAGCATATTGAAAAAACGATACAAGCATTTAATACAGTATTTGCAAAACTAGCTCGATAA
- the hemB gene encoding porphobilinogen synthase — protein sequence MTELNFKRHRRLRTSSKMRSMVKETYLHKEDLIYPIFVMEGENIKNPVNSMPGVFQFSLDTLNAEVDEVVELGIPSVILFGIPAEKDEAGTGAFHDHGIVQEATRQIKERHPELIVIADTCLCEFTSHGHCGVVEGEKVLNDPSLDVLARTAVSQAKAGADIIAPSNMMDGFVAAIRKGLDEAGFQDVPIMSYAVKYASGYYGPFREAADGAPQFGDRKTYQMDPSNRLEAFREAESDVEEGADFLIVKPALSYLDIVRDVRNNFHLPIVAYNVSGEYAMIKAAAQNGWIEERPVVLETLLGMKRAGADLIITYHAKDAVRWLEEK from the coding sequence ATGACTGAACTTAATTTCAAAAGACATCGCCGTTTACGTACATCATCTAAAATGCGTTCAATGGTAAAAGAGACATATTTACACAAAGAGGATTTAATCTATCCAATCTTTGTGATGGAAGGGGAAAACATTAAAAATCCAGTTAACTCAATGCCTGGTGTTTTCCAATTTTCACTAGATACATTAAATGCTGAAGTAGATGAAGTGGTTGAATTAGGGATTCCATCAGTTATTTTATTTGGTATACCAGCTGAAAAAGATGAAGCAGGTACTGGTGCGTTTCATGATCACGGTATTGTTCAAGAAGCAACTCGTCAAATTAAAGAACGCCATCCTGAGTTAATCGTGATTGCTGATACTTGTCTATGTGAATTCACAAGTCACGGTCACTGTGGAGTGGTAGAAGGCGAGAAAGTATTGAATGATCCATCTTTAGACGTATTAGCACGTACAGCCGTATCTCAAGCTAAAGCTGGGGCAGATATTATTGCACCATCAAATATGATGGATGGCTTTGTTGCAGCAATCAGAAAAGGTTTAGATGAAGCTGGTTTTCAAGATGTTCCGATTATGTCTTACGCTGTGAAATATGCTTCAGGTTACTATGGGCCATTCCGCGAAGCGGCGGATGGGGCACCTCAATTTGGTGATCGCAAAACATACCAAATGGATCCTTCTAATCGCTTAGAAGCGTTTAGAGAAGCTGAATCAGATGTAGAAGAGGGTGCGGACTTCTTAATTGTTAAACCTGCATTATCCTATTTAGATATTGTTCGTGATGTGCGAAATAACTTCCATTTACCAATTGTTGCTTATAACGTTTCGGGTGAATATGCAATGATCAAAGCTGCTGCTCAAAATGGCTGGATTGAAGAAAGACCAGTAGTATTGGAAACGTTATTAGGAATGAAACGTGCGGGAGCCGATTTGATTATCACATATCACGCAAAAGATGCGGTTCGTTGGTTGGAGGAGAAATAA
- a CDS encoding uroporphyrinogen-III synthase has product MLNESPLKGKTVVVTGSSVTTTVLQKIEQLGGEAIACPLIKTVEILDPLDHIQLEKAKHFDWMIFTSQNAVEAFCAKMKRHKLTPSQFTVKIAAVGSKTRDILVNYGFCVDFVPTTFSADVFVQEFPKVAKQDSSCLFVRGKKAKNTIKNGLPNFVSEWNVYDTEENDHYIEQLINLIQNREEPILLFASPSAVNVYALHIAPLIGWRKVKIACIGHITAKAIKNYGATVSYQPKTYTMEAVIYEIIK; this is encoded by the coding sequence ATGCTGAATGAGTCTCCTTTAAAGGGAAAAACAGTTGTGGTAACGGGTTCATCTGTTACTACAACTGTTTTACAAAAAATTGAACAACTGGGTGGGGAGGCAATTGCTTGCCCATTAATTAAAACAGTAGAAATTCTAGATCCACTAGATCACATACAGTTAGAGAAAGCAAAACATTTTGATTGGATGATTTTTACAAGTCAAAATGCAGTTGAAGCCTTTTGTGCTAAAATGAAGAGGCATAAATTAACACCCTCTCAGTTTACAGTAAAAATAGCTGCAGTTGGTTCAAAAACAAGAGATATATTAGTGAATTATGGGTTTTGTGTTGACTTTGTTCCAACGACTTTTAGTGCGGATGTATTTGTTCAGGAATTTCCAAAGGTAGCTAAACAAGATTCAAGTTGTTTATTTGTTCGCGGAAAAAAGGCAAAGAATACTATCAAAAATGGTTTGCCCAATTTTGTAAGCGAATGGAACGTTTACGATACGGAAGAAAATGATCATTATATTGAACAGCTAATAAACTTAATCCAAAATCGAGAGGAACCCATTTTACTCTTTGCAAGTCCATCAGCTGTAAATGTATATGCATTACATATCGCACCTCTAATTGGATGGAGGAAAGTAAAAATAGCATGCATAGGTCATATTACAGCAAAGGCAATTAAGAATTATGGTGCAACAGTTTCATACCAACCAAAGACTTATACAATGGAAGCTGTAATTTATGAAATAATAAAATAG
- the hemC gene encoding hydroxymethylbilane synthase yields MRKIIVGSRRSKLALTQTNWFINEMKKAGAPFEFEVKEIVTKGDRILDVQLSKVGGKGLFVKEIEQALFDKEIDFAVHSMKDMPAVLPDGLVIGCIPKREDPRDAFISKGHLKFKDLPQYAIVGTSSLRRSAQLKLVRPDIEIKWIRGNVDTRLEKLQNENFDAIILAAAGLKRLGWNDDVVTEYLDTDTCLPAVAQGTLGIECRADDEELLAELAKLTDPTTWNEAFAERAFLAAMDGGCQVPIAGFAQTNGETLTLTGLVAAPDATKFYKETISGTNAVELGKEVAKTLTEQGAYELIQQVKAELDAE; encoded by the coding sequence TTGAGAAAAATTATAGTCGGTTCAAGAAGAAGTAAATTAGCTTTAACACAAACAAATTGGTTTATTAATGAAATGAAAAAAGCAGGTGCTCCTTTCGAGTTTGAAGTAAAAGAGATTGTGACAAAAGGTGACCGTATTCTAGACGTACAACTTTCTAAAGTTGGGGGTAAAGGTTTATTTGTTAAAGAAATTGAACAAGCGTTATTCGATAAAGAAATCGATTTTGCTGTTCATTCAATGAAAGATATGCCTGCTGTACTGCCAGATGGTTTAGTAATCGGTTGTATACCAAAAAGAGAAGACCCACGTGATGCTTTCATCTCTAAAGGGCATTTAAAATTTAAAGACCTACCACAATATGCAATCGTTGGGACAAGCTCACTTCGTCGAAGTGCTCAACTAAAACTAGTTCGTCCTGATATAGAAATTAAATGGATTCGTGGGAATGTGGATACACGCTTAGAAAAATTACAAAATGAAAATTTTGATGCAATTATTTTAGCTGCTGCTGGTTTAAAGCGCCTTGGATGGAATGACGATGTAGTAACTGAATACTTAGATACAGACACTTGTTTACCAGCGGTTGCGCAAGGAACGCTTGGTATTGAATGTCGTGCTGATGATGAAGAATTACTAGCTGAACTAGCAAAACTTACAGATCCAACGACATGGAATGAAGCTTTTGCAGAGAGAGCATTTTTAGCTGCAATGGATGGCGGATGTCAGGTTCCAATTGCAGGTTTCGCGCAAACAAATGGAGAAACGTTAACATTAACAGGTCTAGTTGCTGCTCCTGATGCAACAAAATTCTATAAAGAGACAATCTCTGGGACGAATGCTGTTGAGTTAGGGAAAGAAGTTGCAAAAACGTTAACAGAACAAGGAGCCTACGAGTTGATTCAACAAGTAAAGGCTGAGCTTGATGCTGAATGA